The Collibacillus ludicampi region CCCGCACAAAAGCCGCCCTACCGTTTGAATTCGCTTCTTCCCATACGCCATATTGAGGATAAAAGAGAAGTAGATCCGCTTTACCGTCACCATCTACGTCTCCAACCGTGACGCGTGCGTTCGCGACCGCATGGTACCAGACATGCCACGGGGAAAAGACACCGTTTCCTTCCGAGAGTGAAACGTAAGCCGTATGATCCTCGTTGGACCAAAGAATCAGATCTGCTTTTCCGAATCCGTTTACGTCTGCCAAAAAGTACTGAGCGTCTTTCTTCAGCAGGGGAGGTACGCGTAATATATCCTGTTTCACTGTATTTTTATTAAATGTAAAGGAACGAAACATGCCTGTCTGTTTATCGATCATGACCAGTTTTTCTTTACCATTTCCTTCAACATCCCCTACGAGAATATCATCGTATTGTTGAGGAAGAGTATAATCGCGCACATGTATCAACTGATGGCCATTGCTGATATACAGGTGTCCGGTTCCGTTCGTATCCAAAATGAGTAAATCCGATTTTCCGTCACCTGTGAAATTTCCCGTTAGAATCCGTCCGTTTAGAGGTTTCTTGATATCAAGCCAAGTTTCCCAAGGTTTGAGAGTCCGATTCCGCGGCCATGTTAGGCGATCGGTCTGCACATAAATCTTCCCTTGCTTCGGATCCACCGCGATTCGATCAGAAACACCGTTTCCTTGCAGGTCGGCGGTACCGACAAAGCTCGTCCCTTTAGGGAGTACAATTCGGTGCGCAGGACTAAAGGGGACTACATCAAAGATCGTGGCAAAATGATAACCGCATGCGCACATCCCAGTAACCAATTGATGTAAATAAGAATTCGTCCCCTTCTTATAGCGGTAAACCGGAAGTCCGTCTCTCATTTCGACCTTGCCATCTTTATCTCGTACAGGCTCAAGATAAGGAAATTCTAAATAAGGGTGAAAGTACATACTCGCTAACACATTTCCTTTTTTGGCATCATTGAGAATGCGTTGAATGCTTGTCTCGTCCTGAACATAACGGAGCGGGGCCGGTATATAGACAACACCCAAACTCGGATTTCCCCAATGATTGACATCTTCACGATAAACGACATCCTTCAGGGAGCGAAAGTCTAAGAAGTCGGGTTCATACAGGATTCCCATGTAGGAACTAAATACCTCCCTCTGAATTCGTGTATCTGCATAGTGAGGAGACTCCCAGAAGGACGGAGTCAGTCCTGCGGCCTGAAACGCATGCAAACTCTTTTCGATGCGGGAGGCAGCATAGGCAGCCGTTTGGCTCTCCGGGGCATCCGGGACGTCAAATTCGCGACCGATGCTGGTATTTTCGAATCCATCCGGTCGTTTTTTGTTTCCATATTGGTGGGTATACCCGTGCATGCCGAGAATGCCTCCATGTTCCGTCGCATACTTCATAAGTTCAATAAATGGACGGCTATCTCCGTTAGGATTTTCAATAGACACATCCGTCCATGTCTCATATCCAATTAACCGCCGGTCACGTGGGATTAAGGCAATATGAAAAGGGACGTTCTCTTCGGATAGATAATCAAAAACAGCTCTTAACTTTCCCAACTGATCCTTTGTTGCGTAAGGGCCACCAGGTCCTACATCTTCTAGGCGAAGAAGGGCAAAATGACTGTGCATGGAAGGAAAATCATTATCGGGTTCGGCTACGCTCGTTGATGAACATGTAACACAAAGTAAAGTGAGCGTGAATAAAAGAATGAGTAGTCTGTGGTGTCTCATTGATCCTCATCCCTTACTTACGCAATTATTTCTATTGATGAACAACAAATCTTTGATGTTAGAGAAAAAGTGGACTCTCAACTAAAAAAACGACAGATTCATAGGGATAAAGAAGAATCCGTTCTACGTTGGTGGGATGAATCTTGAAATACCATCCAACTGTATAGAGGATCTCATTTCATCATAGTACCCAAAAATAATAAAATAGCTGAAAAACCATGCGAAGACAACTTTTATCATATAAAAATAAGAAATTCCCAGGAATTTCCGGTTACTGTTCTTCTTTCCCGGGGCCTGTAGCTATACTTATAAGCGGAATTAAAAAAGTATAGAAATTCGGATAACTAAAGTTCGCCCATAGTTTGTTTTAACTTATCACATACTATAGTGGAAATTATCCTTTGGTTCGAGGTGAGGGTTATGATAAAACATTTTCGCATAGTTATAGCTTTGACGTTAGCGAGCTTTTTGTTTGCAGGTTGTACAACAACTGAAACACCGAAAATCTCCAATTTGAATAAACCTCAGCAAAAGACTGCAAGTACTCCTGATCTCGCCGATGGTCCTGAATCACAAAATCGAACGATTTTACCCATACATAAGGCATTGGAAGGAAGCAATTTATCTGGAATTTTATTTTATAAGGGCCCAGCGAACGTAAAGAAAGCTGCGTTAACATTTGATGATGGTCCAGATATCCGTTTTACTCCACAAATATTGGAGATTTTAAAGAGACATGGAGTGAAAGCCACCTTCTTTATTATCGGGACAAGGGCACAAGCACACCCTGAGATGGTACGACGTATCGCACAAGAAGGGCATGTAATTGGAAATCATACTTGGACCCATCCAAATTTAAGGAAATTGTCTCCCGGTCAAGTTCGTGCCGAAATTGATAAAACGAATCAAGAATTATTTAAAATTCTCGGATATTACCCAGATCTATTTCGACCACCTTACGGGAGTACAACCCCCAGTGAAGTTCGTGAAATAGGCTCCATGGGGTACAAGGTGATTGATTGGTCGGTGGATACAAGAGATTGGGCGGGAACACCAACAACACAGATTATGAATTATGTACGGAGTGAAATAAGCCCAGGAGGTATCATTTTAGAGCATTGTGCAGGGGGAAGAGGGGAAAACCTAAATAATACTATTAATGCTTTACCTCAAATCATTTCACTTCTGAAAGCGCAAGGATTTACACTCGTTACTGTGCCGGAACTTTTAAATATCCCCGCAACAATGTAGCAATCTTATATAGTTGATCAGAATGACTCGAAAAAACAGGACTGGAATCAAAACCTTTCCAGTCCTGGAATGAAAGCACTGTCATTTCGAGTGTTAAGGAGCATAAACGACGAGAAAGGGTCTGTCGTCATTCAAAGGAGCTACAAATTCGTTGGCCGTACCTAAAGCACGGGCAACGGCCCAGCCCCAAGGCATATGTTTACTTGGATAATAGATCGATAGACGTGTGGCGTTTCGACCGGGCCCTGCATATGTAACCTGGAATCCTTTGTTTTTTAATGTTTCTGCCACCTCTTGTGAACCATATACCACAACTGGAATCTCTTCGGGGTTCGGGAGAGTAGGGAGACCTAAATCCGATCCTGTCGACCCTAAAGGGGCCAGTTTTTTTGCAATCTCTTTTGGATCTAATACATCGTAGTACGCGCCTGTAATATAATTTTCTTTATTAAAATTCGGTGCGGGCGCATCGGCAAGATTCATGGAGTCACGAATTGTACCTAAAGAGATTTTCTGAACCTCAGCTCCGGCTGCTTCCATACCGATCCCGACCAATCTAGAAGGACTGATATTCGTTGCAATGTCCTTACTCCAAATGTTGAGCAGTCTCTGTATGGCAGCAGGATTTTTGGAAGAATCCAGTACCTTTTGTTTTAATATCTCGAGTACCTGCATTTCAGCTTCCTGCCGCTGAAAGTCGTTCACACGATAATTATTTCCCGCTTGGTTTTGTCTGACACGAATATAAGCAAGGGCTTGCTCTCCATTCAATATTTGCTTTCCGGGTTGGAGATCGACACCACTATGATCCGGATCATATAAGCGGGCGGGTACATCAACTTCGATTCCACCCACAGCGTTGATTGCATCTACAAACCCTTGAAAGTCAGTCACAATGTAATCATGAATCGGTAATCCCGTCATTTTTGATACGGCCTGCATGGTAAGCTCCGGACCCCTTTCTGGAGATTGCTGCAGTCCAAGCGTAAAAACAGATTTAATCTTTGGAATCGGAATATCCCAATCCGGTAACGCAATTAAAGTATCGCGTGGGATGGAGATCAGGGTCACGACATGTTTAGAGGGATCTATATGTACAACAAGGAGGGTGTCTGCCTGCCCCCCGGAAGAACCTAATGACAAGGGATTCGTAGCATCCCGCGCATTGTTGGCGATAAGCAAAAGATTGATCGGTTCCGTATTCCCTGTCAAACCTTGCCCGATCTCATTGACAACATTTTGCATCATTTGTTTCTGATGGGTCATCAAGGCATATGTGAATGAACCTAGCAGCAACGTCCCGGCAAATAAACTCAAAGAAAGCAGAAATCTTTTGCGAAACTTTTTTTTCTTGTTTGGCTTCCCGCGATGTGGATTCATAGTTGCTGAAACTTCCTTTCGAAACGGGTTTTTCATTCATCAGATTGAGGCTTGTACTTTGATAAAATTTTATAAAAAACAAACCCCGCAACGATGGCATCATCGACGTATCCATATGGAATGAAAAAATCAGGAATAAGATCAATTGGAGTAACAAAGTAAAGAAGAGTGGCCATAATCCACGCATGAGCCTGTTTTGTGAGTTTGGTACTCTGAAGCCATTGATACATCGTTTGAAGTTGTTCTATGAAGCGTCCATGAGCTTTTATCTGTGTCAATTTTGTTCTGAATTCCTTCTCAATCAGTTTGTTAAGGTCGTGGTTTAAACAATACTGGTAAAGTCCTCTCAGAATTTGAAATAAAAGATGATAATCCACTTTTGGACTATGATGATTTTCATTTGAACAATCGTCCGCATGTAGAAGGTGACTCATTTTCTCGTAAAATTGGAGGGCATGAATTCCATCTTGTGAGCTGATGAACTGTTTCAAAGAATCATACACTTCAAAAAGTATAGGAGTCTCTAAAATTTTGGCTATCCCTTGAACCTCTTCCTCGCTTGGGATTCTTTTTCCGGTCATAATACGGGAGAGAGCGGCTTTGTTTGTCTTTACACATTCTGAAGCATTCATTTCTTCTACCAGCTCTTCTGCAGTCATTCCTTTTTTCTGCAAAAGATAGCGAATACAATCCCCAAATCGTTTCATTTCAGTCATAATCATCACCGTAACTGAATATATCATGAAATATTTACGATAACAATGAAATTATTTCAGAACAGTGAATGACCATTGCGGTAGCAATCTCTCTTTCATATACTGGATTTGCTGAACGCTCATCACAAGGTGATTAATAAAACCTTTACAATCAAAGAATTGACATAATAAAATCAACAGCATAAAATGACTGATGGATTGAAAAGAATAAATAAATCCTCGTTAGGCGAGGCGTCTATACAAACAAAGGCCACTGCCCGGAAACGTCGAAAGACGCCAATGGGTAGAACAGGTATTGCCGGATTAAGGCTTTACATAATGTGGCTGAGCGATCGTGCTCTACGTTGTATAGTGCTAAAGCTCAACTAGGGGGATTGATGACCTTCTTTTCTGTGTGTTTATGAAGAAGCTCACTACCCCCTGTAGATCATTACAGGGGGTTTTTTATGGAATCATAAGGGGAGGTGATGGGAATGGACGGGTATCCCCTAAAACTATCAAAAAATATTTACAAGCATAGCATAATGGAGGGGATTTTCTCGGCAAAAATCATACCATTCAACCGTCAAATACCAGAACAAACCCGTATGAATGCACATCATTTTTTACTAAAATCACTGTTGCTAAACAAAAGGAAGTGGCGAGTCCCGCAAACGATTGACCTTGTTGGCTGGCGATATAAAAAATCTTGCTTACGGAATTCAAATTTGCTATCGAATCAGTCTTTTGATTCATAAATCATGAGAATCATTCAATCCTTGAAGGGGGTGATGGGCATGGGAGATGGACCCAGTTGTCGAATGTGTGTT contains the following coding sequences:
- a CDS encoding LCP family protein, giving the protein MNPHRGKPNKKKKFRKRFLLSLSLFAGTLLLGSFTYALMTHQKQMMQNVVNEIGQGLTGNTEPINLLLIANNARDATNPLSLGSSGGQADTLLVVHIDPSKHVVTLISIPRDTLIALPDWDIPIPKIKSVFTLGLQQSPERGPELTMQAVSKMTGLPIHDYIVTDFQGFVDAINAVGGIEVDVPARLYDPDHSGVDLQPGKQILNGEQALAYIRVRQNQAGNNYRVNDFQRQEAEMQVLEILKQKVLDSSKNPAAIQRLLNIWSKDIATNISPSRLVGIGMEAAGAEVQKISLGTIRDSMNLADAPAPNFNKENYITGAYYDVLDPKEIAKKLAPLGSTGSDLGLPTLPNPEEIPVVVYGSQEVAETLKNKGFQVTYAGPGRNATRLSIYYPSKHMPWGWAVARALGTANEFVAPLNDDRPFLVVYAP
- a CDS encoding DUF2334 domain-containing protein → MRHHRLLILLFTLTLLCVTCSSTSVAEPDNDFPSMHSHFALLRLEDVGPGGPYATKDQLGKLRAVFDYLSEENVPFHIALIPRDRRLIGYETWTDVSIENPNGDSRPFIELMKYATEHGGILGMHGYTHQYGNKKRPDGFENTSIGREFDVPDAPESQTAAYAASRIEKSLHAFQAAGLTPSFWESPHYADTRIQREVFSSYMGILYEPDFLDFRSLKDVVYREDVNHWGNPSLGVVYIPAPLRYVQDETSIQRILNDAKKGNVLASMYFHPYLEFPYLEPVRDKDGKVEMRDGLPVYRYKKGTNSYLHQLVTGMCACGYHFATIFDVVPFSPAHRIVLPKGTSFVGTADLQGNGVSDRIAVDPKQGKIYVQTDRLTWPRNRTLKPWETWLDIKKPLNGRILTGNFTGDGKSDLLILDTNGTGHLYISNGHQLIHVRDYTLPQQYDDILVGDVEGNGKEKLVMIDKQTGMFRSFTFNKNTVKQDILRVPPLLKKDAQYFLADVNGFGKADLILWSNEDHTAYVSLSEGNGVFSPWHVWYHAVANARVTVGDVDGDGKADLLLFYPQYGVWEEANSNGRAAFVRVRERFGPWARGENRIIMTADLDGNKRADLLSYDPQSGVVDTALSFQRPYNPPL
- a CDS encoding DUF1232 domain-containing protein, whose protein sequence is MTEMKRFGDCIRYLLQKKGMTAEELVEEMNASECVKTNKAALSRIMTGKRIPSEEEVQGIAKILETPILFEVYDSLKQFISSQDGIHALQFYEKMSHLLHADDCSNENHHSPKVDYHLLFQILRGLYQYCLNHDLNKLIEKEFRTKLTQIKAHGRFIEQLQTMYQWLQSTKLTKQAHAWIMATLLYFVTPIDLIPDFFIPYGYVDDAIVAGFVFYKILSKYKPQSDE
- a CDS encoding polysaccharide deacetylase family protein, which translates into the protein MIKHFRIVIALTLASFLFAGCTTTETPKISNLNKPQQKTASTPDLADGPESQNRTILPIHKALEGSNLSGILFYKGPANVKKAALTFDDGPDIRFTPQILEILKRHGVKATFFIIGTRAQAHPEMVRRIAQEGHVIGNHTWTHPNLRKLSPGQVRAEIDKTNQELFKILGYYPDLFRPPYGSTTPSEVREIGSMGYKVIDWSVDTRDWAGTPTTQIMNYVRSEISPGGIILEHCAGGRGENLNNTINALPQIISLLKAQGFTLVTVPELLNIPATM